Below is a genomic region from Burkholderia pyrrocinia.
TTGTTCGGGGTGCCATCGAACGGCAAAGCCGCCGGGCAACTACCCAGCGGCCTGACCTCAAAATGGCGAAGCAAAGGTCACGCGGAACCGACCGGCGCCGCGACACGGGCCTTCAGCTTGCGCTGCACCGTGCTGATCGCGATGAATACCACCGCGTTCACCGCGAGCGCGACGAGCCCGGGGTTGATCGACGTCAGCGTGCTCGACGCGCCGGGGAACAGCGAAACGAGCGTCACGCCATAGTAGTTCGTCATCGCGATCACGATCGCGCCGGCGACGATGCCAGCGAACGCGCCTTCGCGCGTGCCGAACGGCCGCTTCAGGAAGCTCGATGCGAGCATCGGCACGAGCTGCGTGAGCAGGCTCGACGAGAAGATCGCGAGCGTGACGAAGGTCGCGCCCCCGCGCAGCACGAAGTACACGACCACCAGCGTGAAGATCGGCAGCGCGATCCGCGCGACGCGCGTCACCTCGCGGTCCGTCGCATTCGGCGCGAAGCCTTCGCGGTAGATGTTGCGCGCGATCGTCGTCGACGCGTTCAGCATGATCAGCGAGCCCGGCACCAGCGCGGTCAGCAGGCCCGTGCCGCCGACGATGCCGACGAACCACGCGGGGAACGTCTGCTTCACGAGGCGCAGCAGCGCGAGATCGGTCTGCGCGCCTTCGAGCCCGTGCACGGTCATCACGGCCGCGAAACCGACGAGGAACAGGAACGCGATCAGCACCTGGTACAGCGGCATCAGGATCACGTTGCGGCGCAGCGCGCGCTCGTCCTTCGCGACGTAGATCGCGGTGAAGCCGTGCGGATACAGGTAGTAGCCGAGCGACGTGAGCAGGATCGTCGAGTTGTACCAACTGAGGTTGAAGCCGTGCTCGGGCATGCGCAGCAGTTCGGGATGCGCGGCGTCGATCCTCGCGAACATCTCGCCGAGGCCGCCGTAGTAATGCATCGGCAGGTACAGGCCGAGGAAGATCGCGATCGCGAGGATCAGCACGTCCTTGAAGATCGCGATGCTCGCCGAACCGTGGATGCCCGACACGACCATGTACACGACCATCAGCGTCGCGGCGATCCAGATCGCGGCGGCCTGCGGTATCAGCCCGTACGACATCTCCGACACGATCACGCCGAGCCCGCGCAACTGGATCATCAGCAGCGACACCATCGCGAACACCGCGACGACGGACACCAGCACACCGATCGCACGGCTGTCGTACTTCGACGCGAAGTAATCGGCGAACGACACGAGGCCGTGTTCCTTCGCGTAACGCCAGATCGCCGGCAGCATCCAGTAGCCGATCACGAACGCGAGGCAGCCGTACGACAGGATGTAGAACGCCGGCACGCCCTTGCTGTAGGTCCAGCCGCTCGCGCCGAGGAACGAGAACGTCGAGAACGCCTCGCCGGCCATCAGCAGGAACGTGAGCAGCGAGCCGAAGCCGCGCCCGCCGACCGCCCACTGTTCGAGCGTGAGCTTGCGGCCGCGGCGCGCCATCACGCCGATCGCGAGCGCGAACACGGCGAACGCCGCGATGATGACGATCGAAGCGTTCATCGCGCGTCTCCCGGGCGGCTGTCGCGGGCCGCGTCGCGCTCGTCGAGATGGAACAGGATCGCGAGGATCGCAGCCGTCGCCGCCATCCAGAACAGGTTCCATACGAGCAGGAACGGCAGCCCGAACAGCAGCGGCCGCCCCTCGGCGAGCGAGCCGCCCGCAACCATCCCGACGAACGGCAACGCTGCCAGCAACAGTTTGAATTTCATGAGTGTCTCCTCCGGAAGACGCGCGAGCGCGTCAGAACATCAGAACTTCTGGCGGATGCCGACCACCACCGCCACTTGCGACGTCGTCGACGACGGGCTGTCGGTGCCGTCGATCCACGCGTGCCCGACCGACGACGACGCCTTCTGGTAGAAGCCGTTCACATACACGTCGGTGCGCTTGGACAGCAGGTACTGCACGCCGGCCGACACCTGCTGGTAGTGGCCGCTGTCGCCGCCGCGCGCGACCTTCGTATAGGTGTAGCCGGCCGCGGCCATCAGCGCGGGCGTCACCAGGTAGCGCAGGCTGCCTTCGTAGTTGTTGAAGCGCAGCGCGCCGCCCGTCGCCTGCCCGAAGTTCGAGCCCGTGTACAACAGGCCGAGCGTCGCCGCGCCGATCGCATAGCTGCCGCCCGCGCCCCAGATCTGCTGGCGCACCGCGCTCGACAGGCCCGCGCCGAACACCGACGCCGACGACGGGTAGTAGTTGTCCGAATCAACTGCGCCAGTCGCACTGCTCGCAGGATGATTCACGCGCGCATACGCGGCGCCCGCATTGAGCGGCCCGTTCGCATACGTGACGCCCGCGCTCCAGCTGTTGTCGTTCGCGAAGCCCGTCGAGTTCGAGAAGCCGTACACCAGGTTCGCCTGCAGGCCGGCGACAGTCGGCGACACGTACTTGACCGCGTTGTTGAGACGGAACGTGTTGTTGATGTCGTCGTTGTCGAACGGGTGCGTCGAGTTCTGCGCGAGGAAGCTGCTCATCTGCAGCGAGCCGAGGATGTCCTGCGTCGAGTTGTACTGGCGGCCGAGCGTCACCGCGCCCCAGTTCGCGCCGCTCAGGCCGACCCATGCCGAACGCCCGAACATCCGGCCGCCCTGCCCGAGCGCACCGTTCGCGACGTTGAAGCCGTTCTCGAGCCGGAAGTTCGCCTTCAGGCCGCCGCCGAGATCCTCGGTACCGATCAAGCCCCA
It encodes:
- a CDS encoding sodium:solute symporter family protein, with the protein product MNASIVIIAAFAVFALAIGVMARRGRKLTLEQWAVGGRGFGSLLTFLLMAGEAFSTFSFLGASGWTYSKGVPAFYILSYGCLAFVIGYWMLPAIWRYAKEHGLVSFADYFASKYDSRAIGVLVSVVAVFAMVSLLMIQLRGLGVIVSEMSYGLIPQAAAIWIAATLMVVYMVVSGIHGSASIAIFKDVLILAIAIFLGLYLPMHYYGGLGEMFARIDAAHPELLRMPEHGFNLSWYNSTILLTSLGYYLYPHGFTAIYVAKDERALRRNVILMPLYQVLIAFLFLVGFAAVMTVHGLEGAQTDLALLRLVKQTFPAWFVGIVGGTGLLTALVPGSLIMLNASTTIARNIYREGFAPNATDREVTRVARIALPIFTLVVVYFVLRGGATFVTLAIFSSSLLTQLVPMLASSFLKRPFGTREGAFAGIVAGAIVIAMTNYYGVTLVSLFPGASSTLTSINPGLVALAVNAVVFIAISTVQRKLKARVAAPVGSA
- a CDS encoding DUF3311 domain-containing protein translates to MKFKLLLAALPFVGMVAGGSLAEGRPLLFGLPFLLVWNLFWMAATAAILAILFHLDERDAARDSRPGDAR
- a CDS encoding porin, with amino-acid sequence MQMKDGKTGAAAVGAAIAMLFAGAAHAQSTVTLYGIVDAGVTYTNNAKGHSLWQFTGGNESGPRWGLIGTEDLGGGLKANFRLENGFNVANGALGQGGRMFGRSAWVGLSGANWGAVTLGRQYNSTQDILGSLQMSSFLAQNSTHPFDNDDINNTFRLNNAVKYVSPTVAGLQANLVYGFSNSTGFANDNSWSAGVTYANGPLNAGAAYARVNHPASSATGAVDSDNYYPSSASVFGAGLSSAVRQQIWGAGGSYAIGAATLGLLYTGSNFGQATGGALRFNNYEGSLRYLVTPALMAAAGYTYTKVARGGDSGHYQQVSAGVQYLLSKRTDVYVNGFYQKASSSVGHAWIDGTDSPSSTTSQVAVVVGIRQKF